The Pelagibacterium halotolerans B2 genome has a segment encoding these proteins:
- a CDS encoding FAD-binding oxidoreductase, producing MSDLSQELFDLLGPKGWLSAHDSVGSVRDWLDRYGEPPLGIARPATTGEVAAVIGACARAGVPVVPQGGNTGLCGAAVCGRAGSVIVSLSRMNAMGKPDTATGSMTVEAGVVLAALHDALEPHDLIFPLHLGAEGTAQIGGLIGTNAGGSHAARYGMMQDLVLGLEVVLADGSIWNGLRAVQKDNAGYQLRKLFCGGEGTLGIVTRAVLKLFPAPKVRETALLAVPDMDALVAVGSLLRKEAGEFLGGLEFFSDFGLDLALANVEGLAMPLESRAPWYLLVEMTAGSSKVPLSEIMQSCLEDGFGQGIVVDGALAMSDTQRAAFWRLREEQPEGQRLEGPQLKHDISVPPGRLAEFIGEAGNLCQDILGGVRINAFGHLGDGNTHYNLSPPAGHPDFADTAPALATALARLATELGGSFAAEHGLGRSKIALADALRPAAERALMGRIKQALDPQGLLNPGVVLAANTSGTIDRNTPNLL from the coding sequence ATGAGCGATCTATCGCAGGAATTGTTCGATCTGCTCGGGCCGAAGGGATGGCTCAGCGCTCACGATAGCGTCGGTTCGGTGCGTGACTGGCTCGATCGCTATGGTGAGCCGCCTTTGGGCATCGCCCGCCCGGCCACGACCGGCGAAGTCGCCGCCGTGATTGGGGCCTGCGCGCGAGCCGGTGTTCCGGTTGTGCCCCAGGGCGGCAATACGGGGCTGTGCGGCGCGGCCGTTTGCGGCAGGGCGGGGAGCGTCATTGTTTCGCTCTCCCGCATGAACGCAATGGGCAAACCCGATACGGCAACCGGCTCGATGACGGTCGAGGCGGGTGTCGTGCTGGCGGCACTCCATGACGCGCTCGAACCGCACGATCTGATTTTCCCTCTGCATCTGGGGGCCGAGGGCACGGCCCAGATCGGCGGTCTGATCGGCACCAATGCCGGCGGCAGTCACGCCGCCCGTTACGGGATGATGCAGGATCTCGTGCTGGGGTTGGAAGTGGTTTTGGCCGACGGGTCCATCTGGAATGGTTTGCGCGCCGTGCAAAAGGACAATGCGGGGTACCAGCTCCGCAAACTGTTCTGCGGAGGCGAAGGGACGCTGGGCATTGTCACAAGGGCCGTTCTCAAGCTTTTTCCCGCGCCCAAGGTTCGGGAAACGGCCCTGCTGGCCGTGCCGGACATGGATGCGCTTGTCGCTGTTGGCTCGCTTCTGAGAAAAGAGGCTGGCGAATTTCTGGGCGGACTGGAATTTTTCAGTGATTTTGGCCTCGATCTGGCCCTTGCGAATGTCGAGGGGCTCGCAATGCCCCTCGAAAGTCGGGCTCCTTGGTATCTGTTGGTGGAGATGACGGCCGGTTCATCCAAAGTGCCGCTCTCCGAAATCATGCAGTCCTGCCTCGAAGATGGCTTCGGGCAGGGGATCGTCGTGGATGGCGCCCTTGCCATGTCCGATACCCAACGCGCCGCCTTCTGGCGCTTGCGCGAGGAGCAGCCCGAGGGCCAAAGGCTGGAAGGGCCCCAGCTCAAGCACGATATTTCCGTCCCGCCCGGCCGGCTTGCCGAGTTCATCGGCGAGGCCGGGAACCTTTGCCAGGATATTCTGGGTGGCGTGCGCATCAATGCGTTCGGCCATCTCGGCGATGGCAATACGCATTACAATTTGTCGCCTCCCGCCGGGCATCCTGACTTCGCCGATACAGCGCCCGCGCTGGCAACAGCCCTCGCAAGACTGGCCACCGAACTCGGTGGCAGCTTTGCGGCCGAGCACGGGCTGGGACGATCCAAGATCGCCCTCGCCGATGCCCTGCGGCCCGCTGCCGAACGCGCGCTGATGGGGCGGATCAAACAGGCGCTCGACCCGCAGGGCCTTCTCAATCCAGGCGTCGTTCTTGCTGCCAATACGTCCGGGACGATTGACCGGAATACACCTAACTTATTGTAA
- a CDS encoding SDR family NAD(P)-dependent oxidoreductase, giving the protein MKTAFVTGATRSIGRSLAVAFSETGWRVYAVGRNRQVLADLRADYGIEPLAFDMTDRVELRSLTDGLDIDLLVHAALRWPDAAGFGDLTEADIDMGLEVNFSAALHLTHDLMPQLIADGRSAVLFLAQDAGRDAGVLQVTLGGALEACAGALEREFGPAGLTARCLHIGAELSEAQARDIAEQIDARFHEDGASMPQPSSHRKDNIQ; this is encoded by the coding sequence ATGAAAACGGCATTCGTGACGGGCGCAACGCGGAGTATAGGCCGCTCTCTGGCGGTTGCCTTTTCCGAGACCGGCTGGCGTGTGTACGCCGTTGGGCGCAACCGGCAGGTGCTTGCGGATTTGCGTGCCGATTACGGCATCGAACCGCTGGCCTTCGATATGACCGATCGGGTGGAACTGAGATCACTGACGGACGGTCTCGATATCGACCTGCTTGTGCACGCAGCGTTGCGCTGGCCGGATGCGGCCGGCTTTGGCGACCTCACCGAAGCCGATATCGATATGGGGCTTGAGGTCAATTTTTCGGCCGCTCTGCATCTCACTCACGACCTCATGCCGCAACTGATCGCCGACGGGCGCAGCGCGGTGCTTTTTCTGGCGCAGGACGCCGGCCGGGACGCAGGAGTGTTGCAGGTCACACTCGGGGGGGCGCTGGAGGCGTGTGCGGGAGCGCTGGAGCGCGAGTTTGGCCCAGCCGGGCTGACGGCCCGCTGCCTGCATATCGGTGCGGAGTTGAGTGAGGCGCAGGCCCGCGACATCGCCGAACAGATAGATGCACGCTTTCACGAAGACGGAGCGTCGATGCCGCAACCGTCAAGCCATCGCAAGGACAATATCCAATGA
- a CDS encoding thiamine pyrophosphate-binding protein: MTRNGGQLLVESLVALGAQKAFGVPGESYLAVLDALHDTRGKLDYILCRNEGGASFMAAAYGKLMGEPGICMVTRGPGATNASIGVHTAMQDSAPMILFVGQVGTDMKGREAFQELDYRAVFGTMAKWTVEIDHADRIPEILSRAWLRAKSGRPGPVVVALPEDMLTSMTEAAPLSAPLEISEPAPDRASMDNLRRLLAEAERPLIMLGGCNWSEGSTAAIQAFAEASNIPVAAVFRYQDQFDNSSPVFVGEMGVGMTPHIRKLVKQADLVLAINNRFGEMSTDGYTLFDVPQPAQTLIHVHGSDLEIGKVYRPALAIQAGPNAFAAALGEMAAVRGTWSAWRSEARQAYEKGFELPDLPSPVDMGKVCAIMRDKLPEDFILTNGAGNFTVWPGKFFRYGPGARLLAPQSGAMGYGVPASIAAKVACPDRTVVCFAGDGDFQMNCQELATALQADAQPIILILNNGIYGTIRAHQERNYPARVSGTTMDRNPDFVALARAYGFHAEKVETTGDFEAAFDRALASRTGAVLELVISPEALTPRQTLSEMRDAALRAKETA; encoded by the coding sequence ATGACACGAAACGGGGGCCAACTCCTTGTCGAAAGCCTCGTCGCGCTCGGTGCCCAAAAGGCCTTCGGCGTTCCCGGGGAAAGCTACCTTGCGGTGCTCGACGCGCTCCACGATACAAGGGGGAAGCTCGACTACATCCTGTGCCGCAACGAAGGCGGCGCGAGCTTCATGGCTGCTGCCTATGGCAAGCTCATGGGAGAGCCCGGCATTTGCATGGTCACGCGCGGGCCTGGGGCGACCAATGCCTCGATCGGTGTGCATACGGCCATGCAGGACAGCGCACCGATGATCTTGTTCGTCGGCCAGGTGGGCACAGACATGAAGGGCCGCGAGGCCTTCCAGGAGCTCGATTACAGGGCCGTATTCGGCACGATGGCCAAATGGACCGTCGAAATCGATCATGCCGATCGCATCCCTGAAATCCTCTCCCGGGCATGGTTGCGGGCCAAATCAGGTCGTCCCGGCCCCGTGGTGGTGGCTCTGCCTGAAGACATGCTGACCTCGATGACCGAAGCTGCGCCACTGTCTGCGCCCCTCGAGATTTCCGAGCCGGCCCCCGACCGCGCCAGCATGGACAATCTGCGCCGGCTTCTCGCTGAGGCTGAGCGGCCGCTTATCATGCTGGGCGGATGCAATTGGTCGGAGGGCAGCACCGCCGCCATTCAGGCATTTGCCGAGGCCAGCAACATCCCGGTTGCAGCCGTCTTTCGCTACCAGGATCAGTTCGACAATTCTTCGCCGGTCTTTGTGGGGGAGATGGGCGTGGGCATGACGCCCCATATTCGCAAGCTGGTGAAACAGGCCGACCTCGTCCTGGCGATCAACAATCGGTTCGGCGAAATGTCGACCGATGGCTACACCCTGTTCGACGTGCCGCAGCCGGCCCAGACCCTGATCCATGTTCACGGGTCCGACCTTGAAATCGGCAAGGTCTATCGCCCGGCGCTGGCCATTCAGGCCGGCCCCAACGCCTTTGCAGCCGCGCTTGGGGAAATGGCAGCGGTGAGGGGCACCTGGTCTGCATGGCGGTCCGAGGCCCGCCAAGCTTATGAAAAGGGCTTCGAGCTGCCCGATCTGCCATCGCCGGTTGATATGGGAAAGGTTTGCGCAATCATGCGCGACAAGCTCCCCGAGGATTTTATCCTCACCAATGGTGCGGGCAACTTCACGGTCTGGCCGGGGAAATTTTTCCGCTACGGTCCCGGGGCGCGACTTCTGGCTCCGCAGTCGGGCGCCATGGGCTATGGCGTTCCCGCCTCGATTGCCGCCAAGGTCGCCTGCCCGGACCGCACGGTTGTCTGTTTCGCCGGCGATGGCGATTTTCAGATGAATTGCCAGGAATTGGCCACGGCCCTTCAGGCCGACGCACAGCCGATCATACTCATCCTCAACAACGGCATCTACGGCACGATCCGTGCGCATCAGGAGCGCAATTACCCGGCCCGGGTCTCCGGGACCACCATGGACCGAAACCCCGATTTCGTGGCGCTGGCCAGGGCATATGGCTTCCATGCCGAAAAGGTCGAAACGACAGGTGACTTCGAAGCGGCGTTCGATCGCGCCCTGGCCTCGCGGACAGGGGCGGTACTCGAACTGGTGATTTCTCCCGAAGCGCTCACGCCCCGGCAAACGCTGTCGGAAATGCGCGATGCAGCGCTCAGAGCAAAGGAAACGGCATGA
- a CDS encoding hydantoinase/oxoprolinase family protein: MTVGQGIRLGADIGGTFTDIVLDVRGTLHSTKVLTNYSAPEQAILDGLEIVCADAGVGPEEIDTIIHGTTLATNALIERRGARTALITTEGFRDVIEMRTENRFEQYDLNLKLPTPLIPREDRFTVRGRISAQGEQLQPLDEAALRQTAGTIKAREFGAVAIGFIHSYVNDAHEKRARDILAETLDLPISISSEVSPQMREFERFNTVCANAYVRPQMADYLSRLQVRLKEMGAGCPVFMIHSGGGLISVETAAEFPVRLVESGPAGGAIFAADIARRFGLDRVVSYDMGGTTAKICLIDDFQPQTARTFEVARTYRFCKGSGMPISIPVIEMIEIGAGGGSIAWVDAMGRIQVGPESAASEPGPACYQRGGDRPAVTDADLVMGKLDPDNFAGGKIRLSVERAGNAIARDVGDRLGLEPQAAAFGICDVVDENMANAARVHAVESGKNISEKTMIAFGGAAPLHAARLCEKLGVDRCLIPQGAGVGSAIGFLRAPFGYEALASKITALSCFDAAALNDLLDGLKNTAESFVRAGTSGVIEREITGFMRYAGQGWEIPVPLPDRAFGAGDAGMIAEAFKARYAQFFGRAVEGPEIEFVTFSVKAQDVRAPVERQALVETGAPMNAPDRRPVFDPALGGNEETNIVARDTLVAGNRVSGPAVIVERETSTVVTSPFDAIVQADGTLLLVRKGLKS; the protein is encoded by the coding sequence ATGACTGTCGGTCAGGGCATTCGTCTGGGCGCCGATATCGGCGGCACCTTCACCGACATCGTGCTCGATGTCCGGGGAACACTTCATTCCACAAAGGTGCTCACCAATTATTCGGCGCCCGAGCAGGCCATTCTCGATGGGCTGGAGATCGTGTGCGCCGACGCCGGCGTCGGGCCCGAAGAGATCGACACGATCATCCATGGCACGACACTGGCGACCAATGCGCTGATCGAGCGTCGCGGCGCGCGCACCGCTCTGATCACGACCGAGGGCTTTCGCGACGTCATCGAAATGCGGACCGAGAACCGGTTCGAGCAATACGATCTCAACCTCAAGCTTCCGACGCCCTTGATCCCGCGCGAGGATCGTTTCACCGTACGCGGCCGGATCAGCGCGCAGGGCGAACAATTGCAGCCCCTCGATGAAGCCGCGCTCCGCCAAACCGCCGGCACCATCAAGGCGCGGGAGTTCGGAGCGGTTGCCATCGGGTTCATCCACTCCTACGTCAACGACGCCCACGAAAAGCGCGCCCGCGACATCCTGGCGGAAACGCTCGATCTTCCCATTTCGATTTCCTCGGAAGTTTCGCCGCAAATGCGCGAATTCGAGCGCTTCAATACCGTATGCGCCAATGCTTATGTGCGCCCGCAGATGGCGGACTATCTCTCCCGCCTCCAGGTCCGGCTCAAGGAAATGGGAGCCGGGTGTCCCGTCTTCATGATCCATTCGGGCGGTGGTCTGATTTCGGTCGAAACGGCCGCTGAATTTCCGGTGCGGCTTGTAGAGTCCGGACCGGCCGGCGGGGCGATCTTTGCCGCCGATATCGCACGGCGCTTCGGCCTCGACCGCGTTGTTTCCTACGATATGGGCGGAACGACCGCCAAGATCTGCCTGATCGACGATTTCCAGCCCCAGACGGCCCGGACATTCGAAGTTGCCAGGACCTATCGGTTCTGCAAGGGCTCGGGAATGCCCATCTCCATACCGGTCATCGAGATGATCGAGATCGGCGCGGGTGGAGGTTCGATAGCATGGGTCGATGCCATGGGCCGGATTCAGGTTGGCCCCGAATCGGCCGCCTCCGAACCCGGACCGGCCTGTTATCAGCGTGGCGGCGACCGTCCGGCGGTCACCGATGCCGATCTCGTCATGGGCAAGCTCGATCCCGACAATTTCGCTGGTGGCAAGATCAGGCTCTCGGTCGAGAGGGCCGGCAATGCCATCGCACGCGATGTGGGCGACAGGCTCGGTCTCGAACCGCAGGCGGCGGCCTTTGGCATCTGTGATGTGGTTGATGAGAACATGGCCAATGCGGCCCGTGTTCATGCCGTGGAAAGCGGCAAGAACATCTCGGAAAAGACGATGATTGCCTTTGGCGGCGCGGCGCCGCTGCACGCCGCCCGTCTTTGCGAAAAACTCGGCGTTGACCGGTGCCTGATCCCGCAGGGCGCCGGCGTCGGTTCGGCAATTGGCTTCCTGCGCGCGCCATTCGGGTATGAGGCGCTGGCTTCAAAGATCACGGCGCTGTCCTGTTTCGATGCGGCTGCGCTCAACGATCTTCTCGATGGCCTCAAGAACACCGCCGAAAGCTTTGTACGGGCCGGAACCAGCGGCGTGATCGAGCGTGAGATAACAGGCTTCATGCGCTATGCGGGACAGGGCTGGGAAATCCCCGTGCCGCTCCCGGACCGCGCGTTTGGCGCCGGGGATGCCGGAATGATCGCCGAAGCCTTCAAGGCCCGGTATGCCCAGTTCTTTGGGCGCGCGGTAGAGGGGCCCGAAATCGAATTCGTGACCTTTTCGGTCAAGGCCCAGGACGTCCGCGCGCCGGTCGAGCGGCAAGCGCTGGTGGAAACGGGCGCACCCATGAACGCGCCCGATCGCCGCCCCGTCTTTGATCCCGCGCTCGGCGGCAACGAGGAGACCAACATCGTTGCGCGCGACACGCTCGTTGCGGGCAATCGTGTTTCCGGACCCGCCGTCATCGTGGAGCGCGAAACATCCACCGTCGTGACCTCGCCGTTCGACGCAATCGTGCAGGCGGACGGCACGCTGCTTCTCGTGCGCAAAGGTTTGAAATCATGA
- a CDS encoding hydantoinase B/oxoprolinase family protein: MSQIEEIRMQVMWNRLISVVEEQALTLLRTAFSTSVREAGDLSAGIFDPAGRMLAQAVTGTPGHVNTMAEAVLHFIAEIPRGEMYPGDTYVTNDPWKGTGHLHDITMVTPAFRGDILIGFFACTAHVVDVGGRGFGADGKSVYEEGIQIPIMKFAERGTVNADLLRILRANVREPDQVIGDFFSLAGCNDVGQKRLMEMLDEVKLADLQTLGEFIFTRTHAAMMERIAALPKGRWSNDMLTDGYDEPIRLAAEVSIGDDVINVDFTGSDAMSRWGINVPLIYTKAYACYAIKCVVAPDIPNNSASLAALTVSAPENILNASRPAPVSLRHVIGHMVPDLVLGALAKVLPGKIQAEGAGALWNIHISARPQAGKTGRRAEVLMFNSGGMGARPGLDGLSSTAFPSGVHTMPVEATEHTGPIVIWRKELRPDSGGAGKYRGGLGQVIEIAPRDNHEFEFSAMFDRIASPPRGRDGGEDGAPGSVALDDGTRLKAKGWQFVPGGKRLVLNLPGGGGFGDPGERPDEASVEDRVKGYVTEAGQ, translated from the coding sequence ATGAGCCAGATCGAAGAAATCCGCATGCAGGTGATGTGGAATCGCCTGATCTCGGTGGTTGAAGAGCAGGCTCTGACGCTTCTGCGCACTGCTTTTTCCACATCGGTGCGCGAGGCCGGCGATTTGTCGGCGGGGATCTTCGATCCCGCGGGCCGAATGCTGGCCCAGGCGGTCACCGGCACGCCGGGACACGTCAACACGATGGCCGAGGCGGTTCTCCATTTCATCGCGGAAATCCCGCGGGGGGAAATGTATCCGGGCGACACCTACGTCACCAATGATCCCTGGAAAGGGACGGGCCATCTTCACGACATCACAATGGTCACCCCCGCCTTTCGCGGTGACATTCTGATCGGCTTTTTCGCCTGTACCGCGCATGTGGTCGATGTGGGTGGGCGCGGGTTCGGCGCCGACGGCAAATCGGTTTATGAGGAAGGGATACAGATCCCGATCATGAAATTTGCCGAGCGCGGTACGGTCAATGCCGATTTGCTGCGCATTCTGCGCGCCAATGTGCGCGAACCCGATCAGGTGATCGGCGATTTCTTTTCGCTGGCCGGCTGTAATGATGTCGGTCAGAAGCGCCTGATGGAAATGCTCGATGAAGTTAAATTGGCGGATCTGCAAACCCTCGGTGAGTTCATCTTCACGCGCACCCATGCAGCCATGATGGAGCGCATCGCGGCGCTGCCCAAGGGCCGCTGGTCGAACGATATGCTCACCGATGGCTATGACGAGCCCATCCGGCTGGCCGCCGAGGTTTCCATCGGCGATGACGTGATCAATGTCGATTTTACCGGCAGCGACGCGATGAGCCGGTGGGGCATCAATGTTCCGCTCATCTACACCAAGGCTTATGCGTGCTACGCCATCAAATGCGTCGTTGCGCCGGACATTCCCAACAATTCGGCTTCCCTCGCGGCCCTGACTGTGTCCGCGCCGGAAAATATCCTCAACGCCAGCCGCCCCGCCCCAGTGTCGCTGCGCCATGTCATCGGTCATATGGTGCCCGATCTGGTGTTGGGAGCGCTCGCAAAAGTGCTGCCGGGAAAAATTCAGGCCGAAGGGGCCGGGGCCTTGTGGAACATCCACATTTCCGCCCGTCCCCAGGCCGGCAAGACCGGGCGGCGGGCCGAGGTGCTCATGTTCAACTCGGGGGGCATGGGCGCACGGCCCGGCCTCGACGGCCTTTCATCGACGGCCTTTCCTTCGGGTGTTCACACCATGCCTGTCGAAGCGACCGAGCACACCGGCCCGATCGTCATCTGGCGCAAGGAGTTGCGCCCCGATTCCGGTGGCGCGGGCAAATATCGTGGCGGGCTGGGCCAGGTCATCGAGATCGCGCCCCGGGACAACCATGAGTTCGAATTTTCCGCAATGTTTGATCGTATCGCCTCGCCGCCGCGTGGTCGCGATGGCGGCGAGGACGGTGCGCCCGGATCGGTGGCGCTCGACGACGGCACCAGGCTCAAGGCCAAGGGGTGGCAGTTTGTGCCGGGGGGCAAAAGACTTGTCCTCAATCTGCCCGGCGGCGGCGGGTTCGGCGATCCCGGCGAGCGGCCCGATGAAGCGAGCGTGGAAGACCGGGTCAAGGGCTACGTTACGGAGGCAGGACAATGA
- a CDS encoding pyridoxal phosphate-dependent aminotransferase, which translates to MNRVAERLQAVKPSASMAVSQAAKDLAATGVDVIDLGLGEPDFAAPAHITEAAFDAARSQRMLYTASLGTPETRRAIGAKFKRENDLDYAIDEIAVANGAKQIIFNALMATVNPGDEVILPAPYFVSYPEMAKLFGGVPVTPECPAETGFRLTPDVLEAAITDRTRWLFLNMPGNPSGAVYSEDELKALGAVLENHPQVLVLSDEIYEHIVFDDRQFISFARACPQLRERTLIVNGVSKAYAMTGWRVGYGAGPRWLIKAMATVQSQSCTSVCTVAQFATIAALEGPQDAVAEFRAAFERRRDLVVEKIARIDGLTLDAPEGAFYAYIGCAALIGSKTPSEAILVDDVAVARYLLEQAHVAAVPGAAYGLSPFFRISTATSEQTLSEAIDRIAAAVSKLTLQSE; encoded by the coding sequence ATGAACCGGGTCGCTGAACGCCTCCAGGCCGTCAAGCCGTCTGCGTCCATGGCCGTCAGCCAGGCCGCCAAGGACCTCGCGGCGACGGGTGTCGATGTTATCGATCTCGGACTGGGCGAGCCCGATTTTGCCGCGCCGGCCCATATCACGGAGGCAGCGTTCGACGCCGCACGCAGCCAGCGGATGCTTTATACGGCGTCTCTGGGAACGCCGGAAACCCGGCGGGCAATCGGCGCGAAATTCAAGCGCGAGAATGATCTCGACTACGCGATTGACGAGATCGCCGTGGCCAATGGCGCCAAGCAGATCATCTTCAACGCGTTGATGGCGACGGTGAACCCGGGCGACGAGGTGATCCTGCCCGCCCCCTATTTCGTCTCCTACCCCGAAATGGCCAAGCTGTTCGGTGGCGTGCCGGTTACGCCCGAATGTCCGGCCGAAACGGGGTTTCGCCTGACCCCCGACGTGCTCGAAGCCGCGATCACCGACAGAACGCGCTGGCTGTTTCTCAACATGCCGGGCAATCCCTCGGGGGCGGTTTACAGCGAGGATGAGCTCAAGGCGCTCGGCGCGGTGCTCGAAAACCATCCGCAGGTGCTCGTCCTTTCCGATGAGATCTATGAACACATCGTCTTCGATGATCGCCAGTTCATCTCGTTCGCCAGGGCCTGCCCGCAATTGCGCGAACGGACGTTGATCGTCAACGGGGTCTCGAAAGCCTACGCGATGACCGGGTGGCGGGTTGGGTATGGAGCTGGACCGAGATGGCTCATCAAGGCCATGGCAACGGTCCAGAGCCAGTCATGCACGTCGGTCTGCACGGTCGCGCAGTTCGCGACCATTGCCGCGCTTGAAGGGCCCCAGGATGCGGTTGCGGAATTTCGCGCCGCGTTCGAGCGTCGCCGCGACCTCGTCGTTGAAAAAATAGCCCGGATCGACGGGCTCACCCTCGATGCGCCCGAAGGGGCATTCTACGCCTATATCGGATGCGCGGCCCTCATCGGGTCGAAAACGCCGTCGGAAGCGATCCTGGTGGACGACGTCGCGGTCGCACGATACCTGCTTGAACAAGCGCATGTGGCCGCGGTGCCCGGGGCCGCTTATGGTTTGTCCCCATTCTTCCGTATTTCAACAGCGACCTCCGAACAGACGCTCTCGGAAGCTATCGACCGCATAGCGGCTGCGGTCTCGAAACTGACGTTGCAAAGCGAGTAA
- a CDS encoding NAD-dependent epimerase/dehydratase family protein: MAKHYKRILLTGAAGRLGTELRKGLALLADHVRLADRTEIEDIQAHEEALTFDLSDEAAVFEAVRDVDAIVHFGGAPLETAWKTVLSSNIEGSYNIYEAARRHGVGRVVYASSVHAIGYHPLQAHIDTEAPVRPDSLYGVSKCFVESLSRLYWDKFGIESVCVRIFSSFPEPADRRMLWSYLSFDDCVRLVSASLTAPHVGHTISFGLSDNALKPVDNARAGHLGYRPQDSSEPFRQAIEARTDPADPGAAATRFLGGWFCELGHPDDEAGK, from the coding sequence ATGGCGAAGCACTACAAAAGAATTCTTCTCACCGGAGCAGCAGGTCGCCTCGGCACCGAGCTGCGCAAGGGCCTGGCTCTGCTCGCTGACCATGTCCGGCTGGCGGACCGGACCGAAATCGAGGATATTCAGGCTCACGAAGAAGCCCTGACATTCGACCTTTCCGATGAGGCCGCCGTGTTCGAAGCCGTGCGGGACGTGGATGCCATCGTCCATTTTGGCGGCGCACCGCTTGAGACCGCATGGAAGACCGTACTGTCCTCCAACATTGAGGGGAGCTACAACATCTATGAGGCCGCGCGTCGGCACGGCGTCGGGCGCGTTGTCTACGCCTCCTCGGTCCACGCCATCGGCTACCACCCGCTCCAGGCCCATATCGACACGGAAGCTCCGGTGCGGCCCGATAGCCTCTACGGCGTTTCCAAGTGTTTTGTTGAATCCCTGAGCCGGCTCTATTGGGACAAATTCGGTATCGAAAGCGTGTGCGTGCGCATTTTCTCATCCTTTCCCGAACCGGCCGACCGGCGCATGCTCTGGTCCTACCTCAGCTTTGACGATTGCGTGCGGCTGGTAAGTGCGAGCCTTACGGCGCCTCATGTGGGGCACACCATCAGCTTCGGTCTTTCCGACAATGCGCTAAAGCCGGTGGACAATGCCAGGGCCGGCCATTTGGGTTACCGTCCCCAGGACAGTTCCGAACCCTTCCGCCAGGCGATTGAGGCCAGGACCGATCCCGCCGATCCCGGTGCCGCCGCAACCCGCTTCCTGGGCGGCTGGTTCTGCGAGCTCGGTCACCCCGACGACGAGGCCGGGAAATGA
- a CDS encoding NAD(P)/FAD-dependent oxidoreductase, protein MKDSYDVVIVGGAVIGSAVAYYLTANTDFTGSVLVVEKDPSYVKASTSLSSSSIRTQFSNPINVRISQYGSEVIRNFARMMEVDGDRPDLHFHSGGYLFLANTPDQVQTLRENHEVQKACGADVVLWNRDELADAFPHLRVDDIELASYGRSGEGWFNNTGMMYGFKAKARAQGAEFVTDEVTAIGRDGNRVTSVTLKSGQIVTAGTLVNASGPRAALTARMAGLDIPVEPRKRTLFVFDCADTPEGSAQVNDGRLPLMIDPSGVFCRPEGKFFLSGCPPIEDPAVDWDDFEPRYDEFEEVIWPTLAERSQQFEAIKVVNQWAGHYAFNTLDHNMVVGRHPEVKNFIFANGFSGHGLQQGPATGRGVSELITYGQYRELDLSEVGFERIVENRPFLEKAVI, encoded by the coding sequence ATGAAAGACAGCTATGACGTCGTAATCGTTGGCGGTGCGGTCATCGGCTCGGCCGTTGCCTACTATCTCACGGCCAACACCGATTTTACCGGATCGGTTCTCGTGGTCGAAAAAGACCCCAGCTATGTCAAGGCATCGACCTCGCTTTCCTCGTCCTCGATCCGCACCCAGTTCTCCAACCCGATCAACGTCAGGATCAGTCAGTACGGATCGGAAGTGATCAGGAACTTTGCCCGGATGATGGAAGTGGACGGCGATCGCCCGGACCTCCATTTCCATTCAGGCGGCTACCTGTTTCTGGCAAATACACCAGATCAGGTTCAGACCTTGCGCGAAAATCACGAGGTTCAGAAGGCATGCGGAGCGGACGTTGTCCTTTGGAACCGCGACGAGTTGGCCGATGCCTTCCCTCATCTGCGGGTCGATGACATTGAATTGGCGTCCTATGGCCGCTCGGGCGAGGGCTGGTTCAACAACACGGGCATGATGTACGGCTTTAAGGCCAAGGCACGCGCCCAGGGGGCCGAATTCGTTACTGATGAAGTGACAGCCATCGGCCGCGACGGCAACCGGGTCACGTCGGTGACGTTGAAGTCGGGCCAAATCGTCACCGCCGGAACTCTCGTCAATGCGTCCGGGCCGCGTGCCGCGCTGACCGCGCGCATGGCGGGGCTCGATATTCCGGTCGAACCGCGCAAGCGCACGCTTTTCGTTTTCGACTGCGCCGATACGCCGGAAGGTTCGGCGCAGGTCAATGACGGTCGTCTGCCCCTGATGATCGATCCCTCCGGTGTGTTCTGCCGCCCCGAAGGCAAGTTCTTCTTGTCAGGCTGCCCGCCCATCGAGGACCCGGCGGTCGATTGGGACGATTTCGAGCCGCGCTATGACGAGTTCGAGGAGGTGATCTGGCCCACGCTTGCGGAACGCTCGCAACAGTTCGAAGCGATCAAGGTCGTCAATCAATGGGCCGGGCACTACGCCTTCAACACGCTCGACCACAACATGGTCGTTGGCCGGCATCCCGAGGTCAAGAACTTCATATTTGCAAACGGGTTCTCCGGTCACGGGCTGCAACAGGGCCCGGCAACCGGTCGCGGTGTGTCCGAATTGATTACCTATGGCCAATATCGTGAACTCGATCTTTCCGAAGTTGGATTTGAGCGTATAGTCGAGAACAGGCCATTCCTCGAAAAGGCGGTGATCTGA